The Toxotes jaculatrix isolate fToxJac2 chromosome 6, fToxJac2.pri, whole genome shotgun sequence genomic interval TGAGTTTggttttcagctcctccacttctctctgaAAAGCCATCTCTTGCTCAGTAGCTTCTTCTTGTGCACGTCTCATCTCTTCTGCCATCTTTTCACATAGGATGTCCTTCTCAGagttgagagagagctggaTGTTGAATTtagttttcagctcctccacttctctTTGAAAAGCCATCTCTTGCTCAGTAGCTTCTTCTTGTGCACGTCTCATCTCTTCTGCCATCTTTTCACATAGGATGTCCTTCTCAGagttgagagagagctggaTGTTGAGTTTggttttcagctcctccacttctctctgaAAAGCCATCTCTTgctcctttgcttttttttgtgcacGTCTCATCTCCTCTGACATCTTCTTACATAGGATGTCCTTCTCAGAGTTGAAAGAGAGCTGAATGTTGAGTTtagttttcagctcctccacttctctctgaAAAGCCATCTCTCGCTCACTTGCTTCTTCTTGTGCACGTCTCATCTCCTCTGTCATCTTTTTACATGGGATGTCCTCAGAGTTTCGAGAGTGCTGAGCTTTGAGTTTAGTTTTGAGGTCCTGGGCAACAATCTTGTTGGCGTTGTTGACCAATATATCGGCGTTTTTCTTCACGGCCTCCATGTCTGTTCTTATCTGTTTCTCCCTGGCGATGGCCTGGTCTTTCAGGGATCTCTGCCTCTCCAGCTGTCTTGTGGTCTCAATTAGCTGTTGTTTGGTCGCATTCAGCTCTTGTCTGGTCTCATGCAGCTGCTGGCTAAGTGCGATTCTCCATTGTCTCTCTTGAGAGAGGTTGGCGCTGTCCCTAGCTAGCTGGTTATTGCGGTTGGAAACTTCTTGCTGATGAGACCTAACAGTCTTTTTGCCCACCTGCTGGGGTAGTCTGATGGACATCAGGGGTTGAGGCTTGGGTCTTGAACTCTCCATTTCTTCAGATGGTAGAAGAAGGTGGTAAAGTTGTTGCTTTTCTTCAAACAGGTATTGTCACTATCAGCGGTCTTCCTTTGATAGATGCAAACTGTCGTCTTCCTCAAGGTGCTGGATCACTTGCCAATAGGTCTGAAATGATCTggctgtctgaagagctgcagtctcaTTTAATATAGAGAATGATGATGTCACAAGTGATATCATCATCGATCAGTGATGAGCTCACTAACCCAGTGAACATGATTCCTTtgatgttggctttgatcttgaggacctgtttcttctgcttttagcttttttttctacatgtttaagttcaaattcacaaagtgtgatTCAAATATAAACCCAGGACACAACCATGTCTTGTTTTAATGCACTgtgctctcagtctctctcagtgtgtctgtgtcacgcTCTGTCACCCACAAGTCTTGTCCTCTACCTACTCTACTAATATTATATACTGCTGGGCCTCTCAAACACTTCTTTTGAGATGTGATTACAGTGCCATCAGGCCAGATAGTTTTGCTTGAGGTAGAGCTCCTCCGAGTCACCATTCTAATGTTTAATTATAAATGAATTTTTAATATTATCCAGTTTAAATGGGATGTTGGGGTGGAATGTTACCCAGGGAGCATTCATTCAAATGTTTACCAACAATATTAAGagtttatttagattattaagAGAATATTAAGATGTTTTTTGACACTAAttaaattctgtgtgtgttatggtgTTGTACTGGGCTGCACTACAGGTTTTTCTAATATTCTGCCACCTTCATGTAAGTAAATAAGGGTCAGAAACATACAATTTAATGTACGTATTTCTGataatgtcaacaaaaaccaaaactgttaACTCTGTAAAGATAGAAATTATGGCAACACGGTTttagtcaaagtcaaagtctgcTTTATTGTCAGTTCTGCCATGTGTATAACACATACAGGGGACTGAAACTGCGTTTCAATCAGACCCATGGTGCAATAGAAAAATTGGAGTAAAGACAGAAGTCTTTGTGACacttcttgtttgaagcttcAAACAATAGCCCCATAGGATAACTAGGACCTGGATGAATAAGAACCTACACAGACATATCTTTAATGTGATGGTTTTATTGGTTGTAGTTGTAATTTTTTACTTTccaatgcagctttaaaaaaaacaaagaaaaaaaaggatctaatcaaacataattaaaaaaaaaggctagatttttattttgcttttgctgttAAATTTATCCAAGTGATCAGATTTGAGTAATAGGATTTTAGTTATTGCAGGATTGTCTCATTTATTAGCACATCTGCTATTTTATTACTTTCTGATGCCTAATTCTAAGTTAATGTTTCATCATTGTTTTACAGCAGATTTTGGCTTTTGACTCCATTCAgagttaaactctacaaactgttgagagtgaaaatcccaggagatcagcagtttcactcaaacactcaaaccaacaatGAGTCCACAGTCAGAGCCACTGAGATCCCATTTTCTCATTCTGGTGTTTGAGGTGAACATTCATTGAAGCTGCCACAtcattggctgattggataattgcatgaagAAGCAAGTGTAGGGCTGTTCCTACTAAAGGACTGGATGAGTGTTTTCTATGTGCATCTCAGTTCACACGTATTTACAGCTCATGTACCGAtgctaaaagatttttttccttattcAAGACTTAGAGTGTCCAGTGCTCCACACACACTAGTCATttacaaaacattaaacaggCAGTTTGTACTTTAACCCCTGTAAAGATAAATTCACTACATATTTATTGAAAACTTTATTGGAACAATGTCAGTTTAACTCCTTTAGTCCTTCTCCAAAGACAGCGTTTACATTTTCCCATGTTCAGCTGTTGTGTTAACCATTTAGTGTGGCATGAAACTGGACCAtagttgtaatatttttaaCGTGTGTTATTTGACCTTATAAACAAACTGCCAAGAGCATCAAACAGGAGCTGTGTGCCCTCGTCTTCCTCAGGGATCAAACAAACTTCCAAAAACACAGGAATATTGAACCGGGATCTTTATTTCTAAGACAAACATCAGGCAAGAGTCTGAAACTCATTCTCATTATACAGAAAATGTTTACAAGAAAACCATTTTCGACATTTACACATATCCAAAAGTTACTGATAACAACCAATATTATCTGAAAATGGGGAGCAGAGTTTTCTGTCTCAGAGGGTTTGAACCACAGGTCAGTGGTCAAATATCTAATATTGAAAGTGACAGtttggagattaaaaaaaaaaaaaaaacaggaaaagatatAAAAGCAAAGGGGGATCACTCGTTTCCTCTCCGACTCTTCTTGTGACTCTTTTTTGAACTCCTGtggtgtgaaagaaaaacaagaaatgatGCACATCTCATTACGAATAATGACTTAAACTGGAGACCTGTTCATTTTCCATTCACTTTCACACATTATTTTAAACCACTGACGAATCATAAATGGAGCTGGAAGTCTCAAACCTTTGTTCAtcagctgatgaagatcatgtgatacaAAGCTACCATACAGACTCTGTGGTGAGATTGTTGTGTATCAGTTCAGACTGAAGTGTATCGCAGCAGCCTGCGTCAAACACAGATCCTGATTTATGTTTTGTAGTTGAAGGCTGCAGTTTTAGGCAAAGTTACTGTTCAGCTGCTTGTGATTAGACAACATTTAGTAGCTTCTTTTGTTATGggaagaaaaaagcatttggtagaaaaacatttttatacgTTTATTATCCAGTATTGAATAAAAGAATAGTATTGTGTCTGAAACTCAGGTCTCGTATCTGCACTGTTTTCTAACTTCTAATGATACCCAGCTCCACACAGGCTGATGAACACCACAGAGATTTTAGGAAATGGTTTCAATTACTCAAGCTGATGCCTCACCTCTCTGGGGACTTTGAGTGGCTGCGATGTCTGTGGCTTCTGTGGTGACCTGGATCACAACAATGAAAAAGACTTTAGAATAAGTCCCAAACAACCATCACTGGGTACACTCATACACTCACTCAGGGCCGTTTCTCTCCAACATTATATTAGAAGAAAAAATCTCAATGGGATCAATGAACAACTGTGCAAACTTTCACTGGATCATTGGAcactggaggaggatgaggagtcCTGCTCATTCCTGTTTGTTTACCTGGGGATTTGGAGCGGTGACGCCTGTCTCTGGACCGACTGCGGTGTCTGCGGGGACTCTTGCTGCGATGGCGGTCTCTCCGTGGCGATGGACTGattacaacacaacaaaagacatCAGTGAGCCCAGGCTACAAATATTTAAAGGTGACAAATTATTtacagtgggtacagaaagtattcagaccccctttttcactttttgttatattgcagccatttgctaaaatcatttgtttattttttttcctcattaatgtacacacagcaccccatattgacagagaaacacagaattgttgacatttttgcagatttactaaaaaagaaaaactgaaatatcacacggccataagtattcagaccctttgctcagtattttaTAGAAGctcccttttgagctaatacagccatgagtctttttgggaatgatgcaacaagtttttcacacctggatttggggatcctctgccattcctccttgcagatcgtctccagttctgtcaggttggacagtgaacgttggtggacagccattttcaggtctctccagagatgctcaattgggtttaagtcagggctctggctagGCCATTCAAGaacactgtgctcttaggaaccttaaatGCAGCAGAAATtgttttgtaaccttggccagatctgtgctctgccacaattctgtctctgagctcttcaggcagttgctctgacatgcactgtgagctgtaaggtctcatacagacaggtgtgtggccttcctaatcaagtccaatcagtataatcaaacacagctggactccaatgaaggtgtaggaccatctcaaggatgatcagaagaaatggacagcacccgagttaaatatatgagggtcacagcaaagggtctgaatacttatggctgtgtgatatttcagtttttcttttttaataaatctgcaaaaatttctctgtcaatatggtgagctgtgtgttcattaatgaggaaaagaaagaacttaaatgattttagcaaatggctgcaatttaagaaaaagtgaaaaatttaagggggtctgaatactttttaaGCTTAAAGCAAACATACCTTCGTCTCTTTGGAGATCTGCTcctcctgaaaaagaaaaaaaaacacaaaagatgatTTAAAAGTGAACTCAGAATTTAGAATCACTAACGTAAACATGtatttgatgaaaatgtcttatttcaaATTGAGGGATAATTAGAAAACAAACCGTCTCGGTGAGCGGCTGCGTCTGTAACGAGGTGATGGAGAGCGGCGAGGTCTGTCGTTGTCACGGTAACTGCGTCTGTGGGGTTCCGGCGTCTGAAGTCTCTCTGGCtgcaagccaaaaaaaaaaacacaagcatttTTAAACCTctaatgcttaaaaaaaaaacccaagctTCATTAGTAGTAAATTGAATTGTTGATGTCCACACAGGGCATTATAAAGCATTTAATAACTTGCACAACAACAATCTGTGTGACTCAGCGGGCCTCCCACAAGTGCCCTGTTCTTCATAATAACTTTTACTGAGATTGTTTTAACCGACCACGAGGAAGACATCGGTCACATGAACTCGGAGTTTGGCTGCTTGTCTGGTCTCCAGACTCCCACCAACATATATGCATGCACCACCAGTACACATGTACATGCCACCAGTACACATGTACGTTACCATATCTGCCATTTCAAATGATAGTTATTCACTTCACAGCCAAAGAGTTTtcaccttctcctcttcctcatcatcttcttcaCTGCTCTCCACTTCATCCAGGTCTTCCTCCAGAGCGCTGATACGTGGATCCAACATCTCAGCCTCCTCCAGGACTTGTCTCTtctgtaacaaacacacacacacaagcaaacatcAGTGGTGTGGGCATGTGAAACTAGCTGAGTGTAAACATGGTGTAAACATACCTGAAGCCGGGGCAGAATGATGTCACACATCCTCTCTGCGTGAAGAAGCTGGTCAATGAACTCATCCACATGCATCAACTCAAACTCTGACACAGAAAGGTAAAAATGGAAGAGAATTTGCTGTAATCAGAATGATATTATCATACATTAACAGTATAATCAGACTCAACTTGTTAGtttgaaaacagacaaataagaGGCacaataaactgtttttgttccGGGATGTGCCGCAAAGTAAAGAGTGAAACcagttttggtttggtttatgtGGCCAGAGAAGTGAAAGCCACTGGAATGGagcacagctcagctcagctcaacaCCACACAGCCACTGATGGAGTGACGTTTGCAACTCACCTCCGTTTCTGTTCTGACTCTTGATCTTTCTGTAGTCGTTGTACAGAGGCTCCAGGTATTTGTAACAATCCACTGCAGTGCCAGTTA includes:
- the prpf38a gene encoding pre-mRNA-splicing factor 38A encodes the protein MANRTVKDANSIHGTNPQYLVEKIIRTRIYESKYWKEECFGLTAELVVDKAMELRYVGGVYGGNIKPTPFLCLTLKMLQIQPEKDIIVEFIKNEDFKYVRLLGATYMRLTGTAVDCYKYLEPLYNDYRKIKSQNRNGEFELMHVDEFIDQLLHAERMCDIILPRLQKRQVLEEAEMLDPRISALEEDLDEVESSEEDDEEEEKPERLQTPEPHRRSYRDNDRPRRSPSPRYRRSRSPRRRSRSPKRRSPSPRRDRHRSKSPRRHRSRSRDRRHRSKSPGHHRSHRHRSHSKSPERSSKKSHKKSRRGNE